The following nucleotide sequence is from Bradyrhizobium roseum.
CCGCCTATGTAGCGGTCTACTTGCTGGCGCGCGCGCTCCGCCGCGCCGGAACCTCCAATATTGGCGAGGTGCGGCGGGCAGCGGCCGGCCATCGCTACAATTCGCCACAGGGGCCGGTGTGGATCGATGGTGACAACAACCATTGCGTTCTCACGCCACGCTTGGCGGTCTCCAACGCTCAAGCCCAGTTTGACCTCTTTTGGGAAGCCGAGGCGCCCGTCAGACCAGATCCCTACCTGACGCAGCTCGACGTCGCCGCGGGACCTGCACGGGAAACCTTCAGAAGCGGATCATCGTCGAGTGCCCCACATTTGCGGGTTGTGAAATGAACAAGCCGTCATCATTTTCCCTACGCGGACGCCGAGCTCTCGTTGCCATCAAGGACGAGCGTGACCTGTCGATCGTCAGGCGCCAGTTCGAACGCCTGGGAATAGACATGTTCATATGGGGACCGGGAGGCCCGCTCGAATGTCAGCCGGACGTAGCTCTGATCGACGATGAATTCCTGCCACTCGCCTCCCCCGCACCGGGTCTGCGTGGACGATGCCCAATCATCGCCCTGCTCGGCACGGAAACACCAAGCCGGCTGAAGCTGGTGCTGGACCTCGATCCGGCATCGTTTCTCGTCAAACCACTGCGCTCCGCGGGCATCTACGCCGCGCTTGTCATGGCGTTCGAGCGGACCGAGCGCACCGACGAACTGAGGCAGCACGTTGCGAAGCTGGAAGATCGCCTGCGGTCGCGTCGGGTCGTGCTCGCCGCAGTGCTTCAAGTGATGCATTCACAGTCGGTCGCTGAACCCGCCGCCTTTGCACTGATCCGCCGAGCCGCCATGGAGCAACGCAAGACAATCGAACAGATGTCGGCCGAGATCGCGGCAAACGGCCGCCTGCCCCGCGCGGCCGGATAGACCCATCATCACCTAATTGTTGGACGTCGCGGAGAGCGCGATGCCGGTGACGAGCGTTACATCACCGTCGATCAAAGGCTTGGCTATGCCAAAGAAGCGAGCGACAGCCTCGGAGTTGTTGTGCCGATTCATCGCCGCACGGTCGAGTTAGCGCTCCCATATCGTGAACACGCATGGATCCGTTGCGTCCTGCGATACGTGATAGCTGACGTCGCGGGTTCGTTTGCACTCACGCTGCTGAGGGCACCAAGCTCCCGCATGGCGGCCTCGTGCATGTTCCTAGTCCGTATGATCGCGGTGATGGTCAACATGTCGCTCCCTTGATTTACAACTGTTCGGTACTGCATCAGTTGGCTGAATAGCGAAGGACTCTCGTTGGGTAACCCTATCCACGAATGACGCCCTTGGTGCCGATTCCCATACGAACACGAACCGGTTTTTGACGACGAAGCGTAAATTTGCAGTTTGCCGATGACAGGCGCGCCCTCCCAAAAGATCGGCCTGCCACAGACGCTGCACCGCGTTCAGAACACTGCTAACGCCGATTTTTTGATCGCCCAGTGCACTTACCGTGCACACGCCGCTCCCTAACCCTTTGAAACATTTTAACTCTCGCTCCAGTCCATCATGGGGAAGTCTGAGCTATCTCCAGCCACACCGCGACAATTAGGTCAGACTTCAGAAAATTTCGTCCACCGATCTGCCACTTCCATAACATCAAGCGAAGATGATCTGTATCTTCTCACTCGATCTACCTGCCGCAAGACGATCTTCCGGCACCTTTAGTTTCGCCACAGTGCTCCACGCTTTCCCTCATCTCAGTTGAGTCACAACTGATCGACATGATTTGATGGGCCACCGATCCTATACTTCCCAACTTAGATGTCCCGGACCAGATTTACCGAGGCAGATATTAAGCGCGCTGTTCGAGGTGTGCTCGACGGCGGTGGCAAGGTCGCGCGCGTCGAGATTTGGCCTGACGGACGCATTTCTGTGTTGATTAAGGAAGAAGGATCGATTCCAATCAATCCTGACGACGACCCGGAGGTGTCCAGGAGACTGCTGTGAAAAGACTAGGACGATCCGCGCTGCCGTTACCTAGGTACACTCTGCGCAAACGTCTCGGGGGTGGCAGCTTCGGGTATTTCTTCAACATCCCGACGTGGGCCCGCAAGCAGGGGTGTTCGGTCGCCAACGAAGCCCTTGGTACTGACTACAAGCGCGCAGTCACACGCGCAGAACAGATTTTGTTGCCCGCTTTTGATAGTTGGCGCACCGGCGGTGAGGACGCAGATCCGATCGGAATTGGGGTGGTCGTTGGCACGCTGGATTGGATGTTTCATCTCTACCGCCAAACCTGGTCCCAAAAAACAGCCAAGCGACTGCAGCCTTTAAGCCCCGGCCAGTGCCGTGTTCATGAGACTGGTATCAAGATGATTTGCGAGTACATCTTGCAAGATGGCCGGCGACTGGGGACGCGCCGGGTCCCAAGTATCGATACCGCTTTCGTAGATCAGCTCTTTGAGAAGCTGCTATTCAAAGAGGTGAAGGGCCAGAAGATCGAACGCCGCACGACGGTCAATCACGCGATGAAGACCGCGCGCAGTGCATGGAACACCATTTCCCGAGCACATCCAGGCTTGTTTCCGCCCCGCAATCCCTTTGAAAAGATGGGCCTGCAATCCAATTCGCGCGAAACGCCGCACGCGAGCTTTGCCGAGCTTGCAGCGTTCCGCACGATGGCGATCGAGATGGGGTATCCTTCGCTTGCAACGGGTGCCCTGATCGGCTGGGAACTGCTTCAGCGAGAAGCTCACATTTTCATTCGCTTCACGGCCGATCACTACCGTCCCCCGAGCCGGCCGAACCATGTCTACGTCATCAACTACAAGACCAGCACTGGATCTTGGGAGCCACTATTCAATGCCAAGGGTAAGGCACTCTACCCGCTGCTAATGGCAGAGCTCGACGCGATCAAAGAGCTGCGTCCGACAGGCGGTCTGATGTTGCGGCGTGATGGCAGCGGTCTGCCCTGGTTTGGCAAGGGTGAGATGCTGACTCAAGTCCAGCGCATCACGAAGAAGATTATCTTGGCTGCAGGTTTACGGCCTGAGCTGACTTTTACCTCCTTTGGTCGCCACGGCGGCACGACCGAAGCAAGCACATCCGGGCTGACGGAAACGCAGCTGATGAAGAAGGGTCAATGGTCGTCGTCGGTGGCCATGGCGCACTATCTGCACGACGACGATGAGGCCAAGCAGGATGCGCAAATGAAACGCATCAAGCGCCGTGCGAAACAAGCGAAAGGAAAGTGAACATTTGTCAGAATGAGAAACCGCGGCTTGTCAGAATGGCAAAGCCTTGACACGCTAAGTTATTGAAAACATTGGAGCGGGTGAAGGGAATCGAACCCTCGTATTCAGCTTGGAAGGCTGCTGCTCTACCATTGAGCTACACCCGCGCGCGGGGATCACCTAACACGCCGGGCGGGCGGCCTCAACCCGCCCGCCAGCCCCTCCCCAGGCCGCCTTTGCCGGCCCGACCGGCGGTTCCGGCCCCTTAACAGCGCCCGATTCGCCGCCTATATTGCGCTTTCCATCAACAAAGAAAGGAGGTGATCCAGTGTCTTATACCAAGCGCTGTCACCTCGCTGGGATCGCCCGCTAGGCCTTGTGCTTTAAGGGTCTGGCATCGGGGCGCTCTCAGCCCTGGACCAGCGAGCAACGATTGGGGTGCGGCGGGAGCAATCCCGCCGCGCCTTTTTGTTGTCGGGATGGTACGCCCCGAATCGTCCTTGGAGGCAATTCGCCTGTCGGAGGAACCGCATGCTCTACGCCATTCTCGCCTATCACGTCGAAGCCGAGGTGATGTCCTGGACGCCGGACGAGGACGCCAGGCTGATGACCGGGCTGCTCGCGGTGCACGACCGTCTGGCCGCCAACAAGCTGCTCGGCCCGGCGGCGCGGCTCGGGGCCACGGCGGACGCCCGCACCCTGCGCGGGCCCGGCGCCGGAATGGTCATCGACGGTCCGTTTGCCGAGACCAAGGAGCAGTTGCTGGGATTTTATGTCGTGAATTGCGACAGCGCCGACGCCGCGCTCGATGCCGCCCGCGACCTGCGTCGCGCCAATCCGACGGCGGTGTATGAGATCAGGCCGATCAGGCTGTATATTCCGGGCGAGGCGCTGCCGGAAACCGCAAGCGACGATCAGGGCTGAGCTTGGCCCCGGCCATGAGTTTGCGGCCAAAGCCCGCCTGCCGCCTCAGCACTCCGAAATGTTGAAATCGACGCGCCGGTCAATCGCATCGCTGGCGTCGTCCCGGCCGGTGCCGATCAGCACTTCCCTGGAGCCGACGCCGGTCGCCTTCAACTTGTCGGCAAGTGCCGGCGAGCTGCTCTGCAGCAGATCCTTGATGTATTGCGCGCGCAGCACCGAGAGCCGCTCGTTCACCAGCGGCGGGCCGGTCTTCGAGGTGTGACCGACGATATTGATGCAGCTGTTGCGCCGCCCTGCCCGCGTCGCGATCTGGCTGAGCCACATCGGATACGGCGCCGATATCTGCGGATCGTCCACGAACTGGGTCGAGCCCGGCTTGAACAGGAACCGCACCGACAGCTTCTTCGCACCCAGGCTGTAATCGACGAGGTTGCCGAAGGCATCGGTCGCGTCATCCCGCCGGTTGAGCCTCGAATTGGCCAGATAGATGCCGGAGCGGACGCGCAGCTGATCGCCGCCCGTCATCTTGAGCGCGGTCCGGTAGAACGCCAGCGCTTCCCGATAGCGCTTGTCATCATATTCGAGGATGGCGTCGCTGATCAGCGACGACGTACCGATCCGCTCGACGTAAACCGGATCGATGGGATCGCCGAGTTTGGTGCCCTGGCAGGTCTTGATGTACTGGCTGGTGGCCGGATCGGCCGCCCAGACCGGGGTGTCCGCGTACGCCGGGGTG
It contains:
- a CDS encoding ANTAR domain-containing response regulator; the encoded protein is MNKPSSFSLRGRRALVAIKDERDLSIVRRQFERLGIDMFIWGPGGPLECQPDVALIDDEFLPLASPAPGLRGRCPIIALLGTETPSRLKLVLDLDPASFLVKPLRSAGIYAALVMAFERTERTDELRQHVAKLEDRLRSRRVVLAAVLQVMHSQSVAEPAAFALIRRAAMEQRKTIEQMSAEIAANGRLPRAAG
- a CDS encoding YciI family protein, which encodes MLYAILAYHVEAEVMSWTPDEDARLMTGLLAVHDRLAANKLLGPAARLGATADARTLRGPGAGMVIDGPFAETKEQLLGFYVVNCDSADAALDAARDLRRANPTAVYEIRPIRLYIPGEALPETASDDQG
- a CDS encoding OmpA family protein gives rise to the protein MTHLARTSKLRTAKLLACAICCLLAGATAAFPQSAPSPAAGTQAAPPPPPTPVPFDDALLRAANDLFSKANLPAGNEKIELVVDPLIDGISGAQSTATRLMQDRIVALVSKSYPRFEVRPFSTEALTRAPVVLIGTFTAINNAGAADGPRDAYRICLALADLRSKSIVSKGVARAKPEGIDVTPTPAYADTPVWAADPATSQYIKTCQGTKLGDPIDPVYVERIGTSSLISDAILEYDDKRYREALAFYRTALKMTGGDQLRVRSGIYLANSRLNRRDDATDAFGNLVDYSLGAKKLSVRFLFKPGSTQFVDDPQISAPYPMWLSQIATRAGRRNSCINIVGHTSKTGPPLVNERLSVLRAQYIKDLLQSSSPALADKLKATGVGSREVLIGTGRDDASDAIDRRVDFNISEC
- a CDS encoding site-specific integrase, coding for MKRLGRSALPLPRYTLRKRLGGGSFGYFFNIPTWARKQGCSVANEALGTDYKRAVTRAEQILLPAFDSWRTGGEDADPIGIGVVVGTLDWMFHLYRQTWSQKTAKRLQPLSPGQCRVHETGIKMICEYILQDGRRLGTRRVPSIDTAFVDQLFEKLLFKEVKGQKIERRTTVNHAMKTARSAWNTISRAHPGLFPPRNPFEKMGLQSNSRETPHASFAELAAFRTMAIEMGYPSLATGALIGWELLQREAHIFIRFTADHYRPPSRPNHVYVINYKTSTGSWEPLFNAKGKALYPLLMAELDAIKELRPTGGLMLRRDGSGLPWFGKGEMLTQVQRITKKIILAAGLRPELTFTSFGRHGGTTEASTSGLTETQLMKKGQWSSSVAMAHYLHDDDEAKQDAQMKRIKRRAKQAKGK